The genomic stretch CTCCACCACGTCCACGCCGGGATGCTCCCGCTGCAGGAGCTCCATCACCCGCAGACCGGCGGCGTCGTTGCCCATGAAGGGGTTGCCGCAGGCGATCACGCGAACCTTCATCCTCTCGCATCCATTCCCTGATGCCTCTGCAGATGGCCCCCGTCACCAGGTACCGGGGGTGTAGGGCGGTATCTTCTGGAGGATGAGCTCCTTCTCGCGATGGGCTTCCCGGATCTCACCCTCGAGCCACGCGATCTGATCCTGCAGTATGCGTATGTGCATCTCCATGTGCTCGATCGTCGCCGATCGATGCTTCGTCGCGGAGCCTGCCGACGCAAGGTACTGCTCTATCGCCGCCGCGACCATCTGGGACCTGGAAATCCCTTTCGACTCCGCTTCACGGTCGATTCTCTCCAGGGTCTCCCGATCAAGGGAGGTGGTGATCCGCATCATCCTGCATCCTGCATGATGATCGGGAGCCCTGGCTTATCGCTTTTCTGCTTCGTCATTTGGGAGAAGGAGAATATATACCTGATGGCCCGCTCGTGCATGCGGTCGGGCGCAGCCTCACGGGATGTTGTCATCCTCCCTCCGGTTCCGGTTTTCTGATCGGCAGCGAAGGACGAGATCGCCAGGAACGGAGCGGAGGGGTCTGTCTTTTTCCCCGGTGCGGCACGCTCTCAAACGACCCGCTCCGACGTACCGGCGGGGGATGCAGGGGATGCCATCCCCTCCGTGGACCGGCGGGATGGGGCCGCCCCACCCGGAACACCCCGGGGGCGGAGATCCCGCCTGGGTGGGGAAGCCCGCGGGAAGAGAGGCAGTCCAGTGACGGGGCTTCAGGAACACCAAATCCAGCAAACGCGGCAGCGATCGACTGTCGGCCGCGGCACGGAAACGGAGCCCATGCCGCATCTTCGGAGCCGAAACGAGAGGGGGATCCCGATCCGCTATACGATGTTCACGAGCCTGATCTCGAACGTCAGGTCCGTACCGGCCAGCGGGTGGTTGGCGTCCAGGACGATCGCGGATTCGGAGACGCTCTTCACCGTCACCATGAACGCGGTGCCGTCCGGCTGCACCACC from Methanomicrobiales archaeon encodes the following:
- a CDS encoding CopG family transcriptional regulator; this translates as MMRITTSLDRETLERIDREAESKGISRSQMVAAAIEQYLASAGSATKHRSATIEHMEMHIRILQDQIAWLEGEIREAHREKELILQKIPPYTPGTW